From Candidatus Kapaibacterium sp., one genomic window encodes:
- a CDS encoding cbb3-type cytochrome c oxidase subunit I — translation MTLVGVVLLLAAIFGGGFHTGWYFLYPLPFYARTEEGATMAFLLSLGSLGIGWFVWSLGLLVAILRKYPLTRALAWHHLVGKSEPETPPFILISTTTLLGLVPAFVAAVILLGLFFMEYLGGVKQDALLMKNLTFYFGHTLVNEMLYFGIATLYELFPALAGKPPYRTKPFVALAWNLVLVVVWTAYFHHLYMDFVQPTALQYVGQLASWIAPIPAIAVTTFSVLGTVYRSGMKWWLAPTFFLTEVMFWIIGGLGAILDAIVANNFVLHNTLWVPAHFHTYNLLGNVLFSLGFITWFVREQSGDDGSRLYRPVATLYLLGGAGFVAAFYIAGALSIMRRVDKYPELVANGGVWALVGALFAILVLVAVAIYTIHVVRRCWRVLAAA, via the coding sequence GGCAGCGATCTTCGGGGGAGGATTCCACACGGGCTGGTACTTCCTGTATCCACTGCCCTTCTACGCCCGCACGGAAGAAGGGGCAACGATGGCATTTCTGCTCTCACTAGGTAGCCTGGGGATCGGCTGGTTTGTATGGTCACTGGGGCTCCTGGTGGCAATCCTGCGGAAGTATCCTCTGACACGGGCGCTGGCATGGCATCATCTGGTCGGCAAATCCGAGCCAGAAACACCGCCGTTCATCCTCATCTCCACCACAACCCTTCTGGGGCTGGTGCCAGCGTTCGTTGCCGCAGTCATCCTGTTAGGGCTCTTCTTCATGGAGTATCTCGGCGGCGTCAAGCAGGATGCCCTGCTGATGAAGAACCTGACCTTCTACTTCGGGCATACGCTGGTCAACGAGATGCTCTACTTCGGCATCGCTACACTCTACGAGCTCTTCCCAGCGCTTGCAGGCAAGCCGCCGTACAGAACGAAGCCGTTCGTAGCGCTGGCGTGGAACTTGGTCCTCGTAGTGGTCTGGACTGCCTACTTCCACCACCTGTACATGGACTTCGTACAGCCGACCGCCCTACAGTACGTCGGCCAGCTCGCTTCCTGGATTGCCCCCATTCCAGCCATCGCCGTCACAACTTTCTCGGTGCTCGGGACGGTCTATCGCTCGGGGATGAAGTGGTGGCTGGCTCCCACGTTCTTCCTCACGGAGGTCATGTTCTGGATCATCGGTGGGCTAGGCGCAATTCTGGATGCAATTGTGGCGAACAACTTTGTCTTGCACAACACGCTGTGGGTACCGGCGCACTTCCACACGTACAACCTTCTGGGCAACGTGCTCTTCAGTTTGGGCTTCATCACGTGGTTTGTGCGGGAGCAGTCTGGCGATGACGGCAGCCGTCTATATCGGCCGGTAGCGACGCTCTACCTGCTCGGTGGGGCCGGCTTTGTAGCGGCATTCTACATTGCCGGTGCCCTTTCGATCATGCGCCGGGTAGACAAGTACCCTGAGCTGGTTGCCAACGGGGGTGTGTGGGCACTCGTGGGCGCACTCTTCGCGATCCTGGTGCTGGTAGCAGTAGCTATCTACACCATACACGTCGTGCGGCGATGCTGGCGCGTCTTAGCGGCTGCCTAA